A single Desulfovibrio piger DNA region contains:
- the pnp gene encoding polyribonucleotide nucleotidyltransferase — protein MNQDIFNPTRVTATVGGKEIIFETGRLANQAHGAVWMQCGGTVVLVTVCSQALEFDKGFFPLTVEYSEKMYAAGRIPGSFFRREIGRPSERETLVSRLIDRPIRPLFPKGLNEDVQVLASVISADQENESDVLALTGASAAVMLSPLPFEGPVAGGRIGRIDGRFVLNPTFEEQARSDLNIVFAASRDALTMVEGEATFVPEDVIIDALEWGRKEIQPLIDAQLKLRELAGKEKMPFTPHQDDPVLVARVQELAREAGLEEAMRVPEKLARKDARKAVKDKVMEALLNDPAWAESDALKEVGEIIGDLEKKIVRARIVNEGVRIDGRDTRTVRPIQIQTSVLPRAHGSAIFRRGETKSLVVTTLGSSTDEQRMDSLSGDVTKRFMLHYNFPPFSVGEVKPVRVSRREIGHGALAEKSLRPVMPADADFPFTVRVVSETVESNGSSSMAAVCGGCLSLMDAGIPISAPVAGVAMGLIKEGDKFIVLTDILGDEDALGDMDFKIAGTAEGVTGVQMDIKITGLTTDIMRQAMQQAHEGRLHILAEMAKALPEPRKELSRYAPQHAEIFVNPDIIRLIIGPGGKNIKAITTATGASVDIEDSGRVSIFAPTADALEKAREMVTYYDQRPELGKNYTAKVKKIMEIGVIVEVLPNVEALVHVSQLDVNRVEQPGDVAHLGEDMVVKVIEINGDRIRASRKAVLLEEQGHPWNPEETARPQRDRGNRGDRGGRRDRGDRGGRGDRR, from the coding sequence ATGAACCAGGATATCTTCAATCCTACCCGCGTCACGGCCACCGTGGGCGGCAAGGAAATCATTTTCGAGACCGGCCGTCTGGCCAACCAGGCCCACGGCGCCGTCTGGATGCAGTGCGGCGGCACGGTGGTGCTGGTGACCGTCTGCTCCCAGGCTCTGGAGTTCGACAAGGGATTCTTCCCCCTCACCGTGGAATATTCCGAAAAGATGTACGCCGCCGGCCGCATCCCCGGCAGCTTCTTCCGCCGCGAGATCGGCCGTCCCTCCGAGCGTGAGACCCTGGTCTCCCGCCTCATCGACCGTCCCATCCGTCCCCTGTTCCCCAAGGGCCTGAACGAAGACGTGCAGGTGCTGGCCAGCGTCATCTCCGCCGACCAGGAGAACGAATCCGACGTGCTGGCCCTGACCGGCGCTTCCGCCGCCGTCATGCTCTCGCCCCTGCCGTTCGAAGGCCCGGTGGCCGGTGGCCGCATCGGCCGCATCGACGGCCGGTTCGTGCTCAACCCCACCTTCGAGGAGCAGGCGCGCAGCGACCTGAACATCGTGTTCGCCGCTTCCCGCGATGCCCTGACCATGGTGGAAGGCGAGGCCACCTTCGTGCCCGAGGACGTCATCATCGACGCCCTGGAATGGGGCCGCAAGGAGATCCAGCCGCTCATCGACGCCCAGCTCAAGCTGCGCGAACTGGCCGGCAAGGAAAAGATGCCCTTCACCCCCCATCAGGACGATCCGGTGCTGGTGGCCCGCGTGCAGGAACTGGCCCGCGAGGCCGGCCTTGAGGAGGCCATGCGCGTGCCCGAGAAGCTGGCCCGCAAGGACGCCCGCAAGGCCGTCAAGGACAAGGTCATGGAAGCCCTGCTCAATGACCCCGCCTGGGCCGAGAGCGACGCCCTGAAGGAAGTGGGCGAGATCATCGGCGATCTGGAAAAGAAGATCGTGCGTGCCCGCATCGTCAACGAAGGCGTGCGCATCGACGGCCGCGACACCAGGACCGTGCGCCCCATCCAGATCCAGACCAGCGTGCTGCCCCGCGCCCACGGCTCGGCCATCTTCCGCCGCGGCGAGACCAAGTCCCTGGTGGTGACCACCCTGGGTTCCTCCACCGATGAACAGCGCATGGACAGCCTGAGCGGCGACGTGACCAAGCGCTTCATGCTGCATTACAACTTCCCGCCCTTCAGCGTGGGCGAGGTGAAGCCCGTGCGCGTCTCCCGCCGCGAGATCGGCCACGGCGCCCTGGCCGAAAAGTCCCTGCGGCCCGTCATGCCGGCCGACGCCGACTTCCCCTTCACCGTGCGCGTGGTCTCCGAGACCGTGGAATCCAACGGCTCCTCTTCCATGGCTGCCGTGTGCGGCGGCTGCCTCTCCCTCATGGATGCGGGCATCCCCATCAGCGCCCCGGTGGCCGGTGTGGCCATGGGCCTCATCAAGGAAGGCGACAAGTTCATCGTGCTCACCGACATCCTGGGCGATGAAGACGCCCTGGGCGACATGGACTTCAAGATCGCCGGTACCGCGGAAGGCGTCACCGGCGTGCAGATGGACATCAAGATCACCGGCCTGACCACTGACATCATGCGCCAGGCCATGCAGCAGGCCCACGAAGGCCGCCTGCACATCCTGGCCGAGATGGCCAAGGCCCTGCCCGAGCCGCGCAAGGAACTGTCGCGCTACGCGCCCCAGCATGCCGAGATCTTCGTCAATCCCGACATCATCCGCCTGATCATCGGCCCCGGTGGCAAGAACATCAAGGCCATCACCACCGCCACCGGCGCTTCCGTGGACATCGAAGATTCCGGCCGCGTGTCCATCTTCGCCCCCACGGCCGATGCCCTGGAAAAGGCCCGCGAGATGGTCACCTACTATGACCAGCGTCCCGAACTGGGCAAGAACTACACCGCCAAGGTCAAGAAGATCATGGAGATCGGCGTCATCGTGGAAGTGCTGCCCAATGTGGAAGCCCTGGTGCACGTCTCCCAGCTGGACGTGAACCGCGTGGAGCAGCCCGGCGATGTGGCCCATCTGGGTGAAGACATGGTGGTCAAGGTCATCGAGATCAACGGTGACCGTATCCGCGCCAGCCGCAAGGCCGTGCTGCTGGAAGAACAGGGCCATCCCTGGAACCCCGAAGAGACCGCCCGTCCCCAGCGCGACCGCGGCAATCGCGGTGACCGCGGCGGCCGTCGTGACCGCGGCGACCGCGGCGGCAGGGGCGACCGTCGTTAA
- the rpsO gene encoding 30S ribosomal protein S15: MAMDAEQKKVVIDAHAKHEGDTGSPEVQVALLTARIEGLTGHFKVHKKDFHSRTGLLKLVGQRRKLLNYLKKKDIQRYRALIAKLGLRK; encoded by the coding sequence GTGGCTATGGACGCTGAACAGAAGAAAGTGGTTATCGACGCTCACGCCAAACACGAAGGCGACACCGGCTCCCCGGAAGTGCAGGTGGCCCTGCTGACCGCCCGCATCGAAGGCCTCACCGGCCACTTCAAGGTGCACAAGAAGGACTTCCACTCCCGCACCGGTCTGCTGAAGCTGGTGGGCCAGCGCCGCAAGCTGCTGAACTACCTGAAGAAGAAGGACATTCAGCGTTACCGTGCGCTGATCGCCAAGCTCGGCCTGCGCAAGTAA
- the truB gene encoding tRNA pseudouridine(55) synthase TruB, whose translation MTEQTSPAARKAAPLPQLDGVLVLNKPSGPTSARCLSALKRLGQRKIGHAGTLDPMASGVLLVLLGQGTKIASHLLADGGKVYSGQLRLGLTTDTWDIQGEVLAESPWQQVTEADVRAEVARWLTLHEQEVPAYSAAKHEGQSLYKLARKGKEVPKKVKSMEISQADVLEVALPFVRFRVACSSGTYIRSLAHSLGMRLGCGAVLTELTREYSHPFGLEVACGLDELSADPGLLVKHLRPLAEALPHWPVLELDEAAEARIRNGMAIPCRDDVGDKALLQRQGMPLALARRSDTPQGPCWTVLRGLWN comes from the coding sequence ATGACCGAACAGACTTCCCCTGCCGCACGCAAAGCGGCGCCGCTGCCCCAGCTGGACGGCGTCCTGGTGCTCAACAAGCCTTCCGGCCCCACGTCGGCCCGCTGCCTCTCGGCGCTCAAGCGCCTGGGCCAGCGCAAGATCGGCCACGCGGGCACCCTGGACCCCATGGCTTCCGGCGTGCTGCTGGTGCTGCTGGGACAGGGCACCAAGATCGCCTCGCACCTCTTGGCCGATGGCGGCAAGGTCTACAGCGGCCAGCTGCGCCTGGGCCTCACCACCGATACCTGGGACATCCAGGGCGAGGTGCTGGCGGAATCCCCGTGGCAGCAGGTGACCGAAGCCGATGTGCGCGCCGAAGTGGCCCGCTGGCTGACCCTGCACGAGCAGGAAGTGCCCGCCTATTCCGCGGCCAAGCACGAGGGCCAGTCCCTCTACAAGCTGGCGCGCAAGGGCAAGGAAGTGCCCAAGAAGGTCAAAAGCATGGAAATTTCGCAAGCGGACGTGCTCGAAGTGGCGCTGCCGTTTGTACGCTTTCGGGTCGCATGCAGTTCCGGCACCTATATACGCTCCCTGGCCCACAGCTTGGGGATGCGACTGGGATGCGGAGCCGTGCTCACGGAACTGACCCGGGAGTACAGTCACCCCTTCGGTCTCGAAGTGGCCTGCGGACTGGACGAACTGTCGGCCGATCCGGGCCTGCTGGTGAAGCATCTGCGCCCCCTTGCCGAGGCGCTGCCCCACTGGCCGGTGCTGGAGCTGGACGAAGCCGCCGAGGCCCGCATCCGTAACGGCATGGCCATCCCCTGCCGCGACGATGTGGGCGACAAGGCGCTTTTGCAGCGTCAGGGCATGCCCCTGGCCCTGGCCCGCCGTTCCGACACGCCCCAGGGCCCCTGCTGGACCGTGCTGCGGGGCCTCTGGAATTAA
- a CDS encoding LysR family transcriptional regulator, with the protein MAAVRQGDLHGPEASGIFLIEKGQISKAAQSLHISQPPLSMRLKELEDELGVTLIHRQGKAWQVTPEGRMLYRKAQFILSYMEGVKNDIASIAGELHGRIKFGVCPPCRQMAAHVISDLGKSHPRLQFRVWVMDNQSLERHLQESHLDFALVLLPVKGRNYAIRSLQAKPYYAVFGKGMPQPKADIIGVEDLAGLPLIVQHRRDSAGINAVLMKAFQRQNRQAHVVLETQDSSFLQALLLEGFPAVAILNEYELERLPLDQFPTARLDVADLTLAPALISLENAYTSLLAQKVMDCFAARF; encoded by the coding sequence GTGGCGGCAGTACGGCAAGGAGATCTACATGGACCTGAAGCGTCTGGAATATTTCTCATCGAAAAAGGACAGATAAGCAAGGCGGCCCAGTCTCTTCACATCTCACAGCCGCCCCTCAGCATGCGTCTCAAGGAGCTGGAAGACGAGCTGGGCGTGACTCTCATCCACCGGCAAGGAAAGGCGTGGCAGGTAACGCCGGAAGGCAGGATGCTCTATCGCAAGGCCCAGTTCATCCTTTCCTACATGGAAGGGGTAAAAAACGATATAGCCAGCATCGCAGGCGAGCTCCACGGCCGGATCAAATTCGGAGTCTGCCCGCCCTGCCGCCAGATGGCCGCCCATGTCATCTCTGACCTCGGCAAGAGCCATCCCCGCTTGCAATTCCGCGTCTGGGTCATGGACAACCAGTCTCTGGAGCGCCACCTGCAGGAAAGCCATCTGGATTTTGCGCTCGTCCTCCTTCCGGTCAAAGGGAGGAACTATGCCATCCGCAGCCTGCAGGCAAAACCCTACTATGCTGTTTTCGGCAAGGGCATGCCGCAGCCCAAAGCCGATATCATAGGTGTCGAAGACCTGGCCGGGCTGCCGCTGATCGTGCAGCACCGCCGGGACAGTGCAGGTATCAATGCCGTCCTCATGAAGGCCTTCCAGAGGCAGAACAGACAGGCCCATGTCGTGCTGGAGACTCAGGATTCCAGTTTCCTGCAGGCCCTTCTGCTGGAAGGCTTCCCTGCCGTGGCCATCCTTAACGAATACGAACTCGAGCGGCTCCCGCTGGATCAATTCCCCACGGCCCGGCTTGACGTGGCAGACCTCACCTTGGCCCCGGCCCTGATAAGCCTGGAGAATGCCTATACCAGCCTCCTGGCCCAGAAAGTCATGGACTGCTTTGCGGCCCGTTTCTGA
- a CDS encoding outer membrane homotrimeric porin, which translates to MNRILSLLCLLSLALCHPFTVQAVDFKMKGQWQFAFSAGDNNLVDTVGDRKADSEDTFHARQRLRLQMDAVASPALSGTVFFEIGQLMWGKNSSGAALGADQTVVKLRQAYTDWTVPGMPLRVRMGIQNINLPKKAGGGMVMDNMDAAAVTASWCFNDAVSLTGLWVRPFNDNATAASGDGTISYLDNMDLFALILPVRQDGWDMSPWVMFGLRGKNTFPSTADGRAVKIWKDGMPHYTLSSDPFGGAHLVGETDKAWGSMFWAGLPVGISAFAPWNFELDINYGYVEAMGRYDIPVRGGQRMDRASTRREGWLAMALAEYRLDWGTPGIFGWYASGDDGSLKNGSERMPSIDPWSKFTSFMGAANPYPTGYNDLGSNYAGTWGIGVRLKDMSFLPDLKHILRVAYWNGTNSTGMVKYAQARDAWNYGFDSNPNKAGMYLTTADHLLEFNLDSYWKVYENLTAGLELGYIVNGFDKDTWQKDGRDWLGPSMSRQDAWHATLYFGYSF; encoded by the coding sequence ATGAACAGGATACTGTCTTTGCTGTGCCTGCTGAGCCTGGCGCTCTGCCATCCCTTCACGGTCCAGGCCGTGGACTTCAAGATGAAGGGACAGTGGCAGTTTGCCTTTAGCGCAGGTGACAACAATCTGGTAGATACTGTCGGTGACCGCAAGGCTGACAGTGAAGATACCTTCCATGCCCGGCAGCGTCTGCGTCTGCAGATGGATGCGGTGGCTTCACCAGCCCTTTCAGGAACGGTTTTTTTCGAGATCGGCCAGCTCATGTGGGGCAAAAACAGTAGTGGTGCTGCCCTGGGAGCAGACCAGACAGTGGTCAAGCTGCGTCAGGCCTATACGGACTGGACCGTACCGGGCATGCCGCTACGGGTTCGCATGGGCATCCAGAACATCAATCTGCCCAAAAAAGCTGGTGGTGGCATGGTCATGGACAATATGGATGCCGCCGCCGTGACAGCCTCCTGGTGTTTCAATGATGCTGTGTCCCTGACCGGCCTGTGGGTCCGTCCCTTCAATGACAATGCCACTGCCGCCAGTGGCGACGGCACGATCTCCTATCTGGACAACATGGATCTGTTCGCCCTGATCCTGCCGGTAAGGCAGGACGGGTGGGACATGTCGCCGTGGGTCATGTTTGGCCTGCGGGGCAAAAATACGTTCCCCAGTACTGCTGACGGCCGTGCCGTGAAGATATGGAAGGACGGCATGCCCCACTATACGCTAAGCAGCGATCCTTTTGGGGGCGCCCATCTGGTAGGGGAGACGGACAAGGCGTGGGGCAGCATGTTCTGGGCCGGCCTGCCTGTGGGGATCAGCGCCTTTGCACCCTGGAATTTCGAGCTGGACATCAACTATGGCTATGTGGAGGCCATGGGCCGCTATGACATACCCGTGCGCGGCGGGCAACGCATGGACAGGGCCAGTACCCGGCGTGAGGGATGGCTGGCCATGGCTTTGGCAGAATACCGGCTGGACTGGGGCACGCCCGGTATTTTCGGCTGGTATGCTTCGGGCGATGACGGCAGCCTGAAGAACGGTTCCGAGCGTATGCCGTCCATCGACCCCTGGAGCAAGTTCACCAGCTTCATGGGCGCGGCCAATCCCTATCCTACAGGATACAACGATCTGGGCAGCAACTATGCCGGTACATGGGGCATCGGCGTACGCCTGAAAGACATGTCGTTTTTGCCCGACCTCAAGCATATCCTGCGAGTGGCCTACTGGAACGGCACCAACAGCACCGGGATGGTCAAGTATGCACAGGCCCGTGATGCCTGGAACTACGGATTCGACAGCAATCCCAACAAGGCGGGCATGTACCTGACCACGGCGGATCATTTGCTGGAATTCAATCTCGACAGCTACTGGAAAGTGTACGAAAACCTGACGGCGGGCCTGGAGCTGGGCTATATCGTCAACGGGTTCGACAAGGATACCTGGCAGAAGGACGGACGTGACTGGCTGGGGCCTTCCATGAGCCGTCAGGACGCCTGGCACGCCACGCTCTATTTTGGCTATAGCTTCTGA